The Plantactinospora sp. KBS50 sequence GCTTCGACCTCGTCGACGGGCTGCCCCGGTGGCGGTGGCGGATCGGCGAGACCGTGTTGGAACGCGAGCTGGCGATGACGTACGGCCGGCCGGCCGTGGCGGTGGTGCACCGGCTGCTGTCCGGGCCGCCGGTCCGGCTGGACCTGGCGGCCGTCTGCACCTGGCGGGACGCGCACGGCGAGCGTGGCGTGGGCGGGCCGGACCCGCACACGGTGGCGGCCGACGGCGGCGTGGTGGTCGAGGCGGCGTACCGGCTGCGCGGGCCGGGCTGGCTCCCGGCCGGGGACTGGTGGCGCGGGGTGCACCACCGCGCGGAGGCCGAGCGCGGGCTGCCGGCGCAGGAGGACCTGTGGTACGCGGGCACCTTCACCGGTGCGCTGGAGCGACCGGGCGACACGGTCGAGGTGTCGGCGTGGGCGGGTGACCTGGCGACCGCGCCGCCGCCCGCGGTCGAGGTGGTCGCCGCGGCCCGCCGGCGCAACCGGGCGGTGGTCGCCGCCGCCCGGCCGGCCGACAACGTGGCGGCGACGCTGGCGCTGGCGGCCGACGCCTTCGTGGTGCGCACGGCGGCCGGTCCGGACGTGGTGGCCGGCTATCCGTGGTTCGGCGCCTGGTCGCGGGACACGATGATCGCGTACGAGGGGTTGTTCCTGGCCACCGGGCGGGCCGAGGAGGGCCGCGAGCTGCTGCGCGGGTACGCGGCGACGGTGTCGGCGGGGATGCTGGCGAACACGGCCGACACCGGCCGGGTGGAGTACAACACGGTCGACGCGAGCCTGTGGTTCCTGCACGCGGTGAACCGGCACGTCTCGGCGACCGGGGACACCGACCTGGCCGCGGAGCTGCTGCCGGCGCTGTCCGCGATCGTCGACGGGCACCTGCGCGGCACCCGGTACGGCATCCGGGTCGACACCGACGGGCTGCTCGCCTCCGGCGCCCCCGGCACGGCGTTGACCTGGATGGATGCCCGGGTGCACGGCCGGCCGGTGACGCAGCGGTCGGGCAAGCCGGTCGAGGTGAACGCGCTGTGGATCAACGGGCTGGCCGGGGTGGTCGAGCTGGCCGGGCTGGTCGGTGCGGATCCGGGGGCCGCGCCCGCCGCGCACAGGCGGGCCGGGGAGGCGTTCCGGCGCCGTTTTCCGGCGCCCGGCGGCTGGCTGTACGACGTGGTCGACGCGCCGGCTCCGGCGTACCCGCGCGGGGTGACCGAGCACGACGACGACGCGCTGCGGCCCAACCAGCTCCTCGCCTGGTCCCTGCCGCACGCGCCGCTGCCGGTGGATGTCGCGGCGTTGGCCGCGGTGGGCGCGGCGCTGCTGACCCCGCTGGGGCTGCGCAGCCTGGCGCCGGACGCGTCGGAGTTCACCGGCCGGCACCGCGGCGGCCCGCAGCAGCGGGACGGCGCGTACCACCAGGGCACGGTGTGGCCGTGGCTGCTCGGGCCGTACGTGGATGCCTGCCGGCGCGGGAATGTGCCAACCGATGAGGCATTCTCTGGTATAGATGGCCATTTGCCCGAGTTCGGCCTAG is a genomic window containing:
- a CDS encoding amylo-alpha-1,6-glucosidase, which gives rise to MIEIGFGTQVCGDLAAGTGREWLVTDGVGGFAMGTVAGLRTRRYHGLLVVAADTPAQRRVGLVALDPVLTLPSGAQVRLGVHEWATGVVDPAGFELLERFDLVDGLPRWRWRIGETVLERELAMTYGRPAVAVVHRLLSGPPVRLDLAAVCTWRDAHGERGVGGPDPHTVAADGGVVVEAAYRLRGPGWLPAGDWWRGVHHRAEAERGLPAQEDLWYAGTFTGALERPGDTVEVSAWAGDLATAPPPAVEVVAAARRRNRAVVAAARPADNVAATLALAADAFVVRTAAGPDVVAGYPWFGAWSRDTMIAYEGLFLATGRAEEGRELLRGYAATVSAGMLANTADTGRVEYNTVDASLWFLHAVNRHVSATGDTDLAAELLPALSAIVDGHLRGTRYGIRVDTDGLLASGAPGTALTWMDARVHGRPVTQRSGKPVEVNALWINGLAGVVELAGLVGADPGAAPAAHRRAGEAFRRRFPAPGGWLYDVVDAPAPAYPRGVTEHDDDALRPNQLLAWSLPHAPLPVDVAALAAVGAALLTPLGLRSLAPDASEFTGRHRGGPQQRDGAYHQGTVWPWLLGPYVDACRRGNVPTDEAFSGIDGHLPEFGLGSVTETADGLAPHQATGCPFQAWSVAEVLRVRRTA